Proteins encoded within one genomic window of Hevea brasiliensis isolate MT/VB/25A 57/8 chromosome 8, ASM3005281v1, whole genome shotgun sequence:
- the LOC131182434 gene encoding NAC transcription factor 32-like, whose amino-acid sequence MEVTQPQSNASVTATRQPRTDPINDNNRKNFIDIDYFNSFPPGDRFRPLDGELVVHYLKNKIANQPLPPNKIMEVKLYEYNPEKLAEEYWQCGETEWYFFTPRDKRYPNGSRPKRDAGGGYWKATGGDKAVKYKGAVVGYRKALVFYMGKPPNGTKTNWIMHEYRVSDAPPRIKTSADDMRLDNVVLCKIYKRDAKDNLRSRLSNEEQSAELDDQTADVVRDVDKNSDPPAYTNALNDNKQIVSIPIQENPSAFYEDPPYVPINDHDHHQAMLEAANYQRAMFAAANYGSYRTYATGMTPPMPEPVQIYPPEDIQIHPTEDIQIQPTEDIVSKYLNENSCEFELSLSPDDWDIISNCLL is encoded by the exons ATGGAGGTGACACAGCCGCAGTCCAATGCTTCTGTTACCGCTACTCGTCAACCTCGAACAGACCCCATCAATGACAACAACAGAAAGAACTTcattgatattgattattttaattCTTTTCCACCCGGGGATAGGTTTCGCCCTTTGGACGGAGAGCTTGTCGTTCATTACTTGAAAAACAAGATAGCCAATCAACCCTTGCCTCCAAACAAGATCATGGAGGTTAAACTTTATGAGTACAATCCCGAGAAGCTTGCAG AGGAGTATTGGCAATGTGGGGAGACAGAATGGTACTTTTTTACACCAAGGGACAAGAGATATCCAAATGGAAGTAGACCAAAACGAGATGCCGGTGGTGGATACTGGAAGGCAACTGGAGGGGATAAAGCTGTTAAATATAAGGGTGCTGTGGTTGGATATAGGAAGGCACTTGTTTTCTACATGGGAAAGCCTCCAAATGGTACAAAGACTAACTGGATTATGCATGAATATAGGGTCAGTGATGCCCCTCCAAGAATCAAAACAAGTGCCGATGATATGAgg TTGGATAATGTGGTTTTATGCAAGATATATAAGAGGGATGcgaaagacaatttgagaagtcgACTTTCAAATGAGGAACAATCTGCAGAGTTAGATGATCAAACTGCTGATGTTGTTAGGGATGTTGACAAAAATAGCGATCCTCCAGCCTACACAAACGCCCTTAATGACAATAAGCAAATTGTTTCAATCCCAATCCAAGAGAATCCAAGTGCATTTTATGAAGATCCTCCTTATGTTCCAATCAACGATCATGATCATCACCAAGCAATGTTAGAAGCTGCCAATTATCAACGAGCAATGTTTGCAGCTGCCAACTATGGATCTTATCGAACTTATGCTACTGGTATGACACCACCAATGCCTGAACCTGTTCAGATATATCCCCCAGAGGACATCCAGATACATCCCACAGAGGACATCCAGATACAACCCACAGAGGACATCGTATCTAAATATCTGAATGAGAATTCTTGTGAGTTCGAGCTATCACTATCACCGGATGATTGGGATATTATTTCCAATTGTCTACTATAG